The sequence CACGAGCTCGATGCCGTTCTGCATCGCGGTCGCCGTGCGGGACATGGGGATGACCCCGTCCGAGGCGCTCTGGGCGGCGACCGCGGGCGGCGCCCGGGCACTTCGCCGCGACGACGTCGGCGTGCTTCGCGCCGGAGCCCGAGCCGACTTCGTGCAGCTCGCCGCGCCACGCCACATCCACCTCGCGTACCGGCCCGGTGTTCCCCTCGTCCGCAGCGTCTGGCAGGCCGGCACCCGGCTCCCGTGACGTCGCCCGCGCTCCACGTGCCACCCGCGTGCCACCCGCCTGGCCCACCCACCTGCCCGGGTGCCCCCCGTCAGGCCACGGTGTCGCGCAGGTGGTCGTCACCGCTCCCGCGGACGAACCGTTCGCGCGAGCTCTGGCGGCGGTGTCGCGCATGCGGTCGTGGTCGTGTCGCCGATACGGCATTTTGCGCGACATCGCTCGACCGTGTGGCAGCGAATCGGACGGGTGTGTGACCTTTCTCCGTCTCGCGACACTTCTAGGGTGAGGAGGTGCACGTGGACGAGGGTGATGGCACCGATGCCGACCTGCTGGACCGGGTCGCGCGCGGGGATCAGCGGGCACTGTCGGTCGTGTTCGACCGGCATGCCGCCGCGGTGACCCGGTACGCATGGGCGATGGCCGCCAGCCGGCCCGACGTCGAGGAGATCGTGCAGGACACTTTCGTCACCATGTGGCGCAAGGCCGACGAGATCGCACTCGCCGAGGCATCCCTGCTGCCCTGGCTGCTCGTGACCTGCAGGTACCTCGCGCTCAACGCCGCCCGCAAGGCAGCGAAACACGACGCCGACGAACTCGACGAACTGCGCGCCGCAGGCGCCGCCGGCGCCGTCCGCGACCACCACGACGCCGAAACGGCGCGCGACGACCTGCGCTGGGTGCTCGCCGAGATCGAAACCCTCGACCCGATCGATCGCCGCGTGTGCGAGCTGTGCCTGATCGACGGCCTCCCCTACGCCGACGCCGCCCGCGAGCTCGGGCTCAGCGTCGGCGCCGTGAAACAACGTGTATCCCGAAGCCGGAACCGGCTGAGGAAGGCGGTGACCCTCGATGAGGTCTGAACCCCCCACCGGAGACGAGCTGAACCGCATGCTCGTCTCGATGAAGCAGCAGGTGCTCGAACAGGCCGCGAAGGAACCTGCA is a genomic window of Agromyces protaetiae containing:
- a CDS encoding RNA polymerase sigma factor; the encoded protein is MDEGDGTDADLLDRVARGDQRALSVVFDRHAAAVTRYAWAMAASRPDVEEIVQDTFVTMWRKADEIALAEASLLPWLLVTCRYLALNAARKAAKHDADELDELRAAGAAGAVRDHHDAETARDDLRWVLAEIETLDPIDRRVCELCLIDGLPYADAARELGLSVGAVKQRVSRSRNRLRKAVTLDEV